TTCGATGCGGCCCGCTGAAAACACCGCCAGCCGGTCACTCATGCTCAGCGCCTCGCCCTGATCGTGGGTCACATAGATGAACGTCAGGCCCAGGTGCCGCTGAATTCCCTTCAGCTCGCTCTGCATCTGCTCGCGCAGTTTCAGGTCGAGTGCGCCCAGCGGTTCGTCGAGCAGCAGCAGCCGGGGTCGCGCCGCCAGCGCACGGGCCAGGGCCACCCGCTGCCGCTGCCCACCGGAAAGCTGGGAAGGTCGCCTGTCTCCGAAGGCCGTGAGCTGTACCAGGTCGAGCATCTCGCCTGCCCGCGCCCGGCGCTCGGCTGCCGGAACGCCGCGTACCGTCAGGGAATACGCCACGTTGTCGAGCACGCTCAGGTGCGGAAACAGTGCATAGTCCTGAAACACGGTGTTTACGTCGCGCCGGTAGGGTGGCAAGCGGGTCACGTCCTGCCCGAACAGCTGCACGCTGCCCGAATCGGGCGTCTCGAAGCCTCCGATCAGGCGCAACACCGTGGTTTTCCCGCTGCCAGACGGCCCCAGCAGCGAATAGAATTCGCCTTCGGGAACGTCCAGAGTCACGTCGTCGGCGGCCCGCGTGGTTCCAAAGGTGCAGACCAGATGCTTCAGCGACACGGCGCTCATGTGACCGGGCCTGCACCGAGTT
This genomic stretch from Deinococcus ruber harbors:
- a CDS encoding ABC transporter ATP-binding protein, whose protein sequence is MSAVSLKHLVCTFGTTRAADDVTLDVPEGEFYSLLGPSGSGKTTVLRLIGGFETPDSGSVQLFGQDVTRLPPYRRDVNTVFQDYALFPHLSVLDNVAYSLTVRGVPAAERRARAGEMLDLVQLTAFGDRRPSQLSGGQRQRVALARALAARPRLLLLDEPLGALDLKLREQMQSELKGIQRHLGLTFIYVTHDQGEALSMSDRLAVFSAGRIEQEGTPHDLYEYPRTAFVADFVGRANVLPGERLGRPGTQLALRPERVQVLPAGQGTWQASVREVQYLGAQTRLELDAGGIPVQALIASAAGLPAVGDVLGLRWDDAALRVLER